The Mugil cephalus isolate CIBA_MC_2020 chromosome 11, CIBA_Mcephalus_1.1, whole genome shotgun sequence genome includes a window with the following:
- the LOC125016006 gene encoding C-type lectin lectoxin-Lio3-like isoform X1 has translation MSGRYVTVHLERTYFVILCEVKIYGTKKDGLMLVRENRTWEEALYHCRDLNMDLVSILDEDTQGWVELEARKADSPYVWLGLHYSCTLGFWFWVDDHVVSFNHWGPREKEKENCDMSAVMDTTGNHTWFTKSDYDKYNFICAE, from the exons ATGTCTGGACGCTATGTTACCGTACACTTAGAAAGaacatattttgtcattttgtgtgagGTGAAGATCTACGGTACAAAAAAAGATG GCTTGATGCTGGTCCGAGAGAACAGAACCTGGGAAGAAGCCCTGTACCACTGCAGAGACTTAAACATGGATCTGGTGTCCATCCTCGATGAAGACACTCAGGGCTGGGTTGAGTTGGAGGCCAGGAAGGCTGACAGTCCCTATGTATGGCTGGGTCTTCATTACAGCTGCACCCTGggtttctggttctgggtcGATGATCACGTCGTATCATTCAACCACTGGGGTccaagagagaaagaaaaagaaaactgtgacatGAGTGCTGTCATGGACACAACAGGAAATCACACCTGGTTTACAAAGTCAGACTATGATAAGTATAATTTCATCTGTGCAGAGTAA
- the zgc:101716 gene encoding uncharacterized protein C8orf76, with amino-acid sequence MEILGSTFDDSVFSEARDRVCVSLSSYNAKLCESEWFCDSAALDTDDSLEKQKVYKFRGDLAVRQGNYQKALEAYSSCLQWIADNNLTIRRDVLEGMARCCTKLGQRDRALDLADLLSKEASNTCHLTSLLLLKVSIYEHFGAAGSKTLCLQQLCSLLPFNPWHWFSLGQTCLQLLENKRTSGSCSAMRCKTEAHQEDGATEEQQEEAAELSEDRIRLKACACFIRTRLLLRILRQQQSSFVLQRSQNVLQMSEDELQRLNLKETTLQALTEVMSEDLIPEKMREDYQDGESLTSACLQSFRERWWNKILLTDVLETDETHRYKS; translated from the exons ATGGAGATATTAGGTAGCACGTTTGACGATTCCGTGTTTTCTGAGGCCAGAgaccgagtgtgtgtgtctctgtcctcttaCAACGCCAAACTGTGTGAGTCTGAG tGGTTTTGTGACAGTGCTGCTCTGGATACTGATGATTCTTTGGAGAAGCAGAAAGTCTACAAGTTTAGAGGAGACTTGGCTGTTAGACAAGGAAACTATCAG AAAGCCTTGGAGGCATACAGCAGCTGCCTGCAGTGGATCGCTGACAACAACCTGACCATCAGACGAGATGTACTGGAGGGAATGGCCCGATGCTGCACCAAActgggacagagagacagggcaCTGGACTTGGCTGATTTGCTG agcaaAGAAGCCTCCAACACCTGTCACCTGACCAGCCTCCTGCTGCTTAAG GTCAGCATCTATGAGCATTTTGGAGCCGCAGGATCCAAGACgttgtgtctgcagcagctgtgtagCCTGCTACCGTTCAACCCCTGGCACTGGTTCAGCCTGGGTCAGACGTGTTTGCAGCTGCTGGAGAATAAAAGAACCTCAG GATCCTGTTCTGCCATGAGATGTAAAACAGAAGCACATCAGGAGGATGGGGCgactgaggagcagcaggaggaggcggcAGAGCTCAGTGAGGACAGGATTCGTCTCAAAGCTTGTGCCTGTTTCATCAGGACAAG ACTCCTGTTGAGAATCCTTCGGCAGCAGCAGTCGTCCTTTGTGTTGCAGCGCAGTCAAAATGTGCTACAGATGTCAGAAGATGAGCTGCAGCGACTAAATCTCAAagaaacaacactgcaggctcTCACTGAG GTGATGTCAGAGGACTTGATCCCAGAGAAGATGAGGGAGGACTACCAGGACGGAGAGAGTCTGACCAGTGCGTGTTTGCAGAGCTTCAGAGAGCGCTGGTGGAACAAGATCTTACTGACAGACGTGTTAGAGACTGACGAGACACATAGATACAAGTCCTGA
- the LOC125016005 gene encoding fucolectin-2-like codes for MLWTLLFFCLIGTSAQNQGASCTTGKLIEGGKTTQSSTYGTFSSDRAVDGIYSSCAHTENKSNSWWTIDLLGLYEISCININNTSHGNINLTNAHILIGNSSDGNFDQHNVCTTISDTTRGKNQTFECDNGPMSGRYVTVLLNTTSVVILCEVKIYGTKKDGLMLVRENRTWEEALYHCRDLNMDLVSILNEDTQGWVELEARKADSPYVWLGLHYSCTQKLFLWGDDHIVTFERWGPGEKEIEDCDMSAVIDTTGNHYWWKKFDFNKFNFICAE; via the exons ATGCTGTGGACTCTGCTGTTCTTCTGTTTGATTG gGACGTCTGCTCAGAACCAAGGAG CTAGCTGCACAACAGGAAAACTgatagagggaggaaaaacaactcAGTCTTCAACCTACGGCACTTTCTCCTCTGACAGAGCTGTTGATGGGATATACAGTTCTTGTgctcacactgaaaacaagtCCAACTCCTGGTGGACAATAGATTTACTGGGTCTATACGAAATTTCCTgtatcaacatcaacaacacttcTCATGGCAATATTAACCTAACGAATGCTCACATCCTCATTGGGAACTCATCTGATGGAAACTTTGACCAACACAATGT GTGTACAACTATTTCTGACACCACCAGaggaaaaaatcaaacatttgaatGTGACAATGGACCCATGTCTGGACGCTATGTTACCGTACTCTTGAATACAACAtctgttgtcattttgtgtgaGGTGAAGATCTACGGTACAAAAAAAGATG GCTTGATGCTGGTCCGAGAGAACAGAACCTGGGAAGAAGCCCTGTACCACTGCAGAGACTTAAACATGGATCTGGTGTCCATCCTCAATGAAGACACTCAGGGCTGGGTTGAGTTGGAGGCCAGGAAGGCTGACAGTCCCTATGTATGGCTGGGTCTTCACTACAGCTGCacacagaaattatttttgtggGGCGATGATCACATTGTAACATTCGAGCGCTGGGgtccaggagagaaagaaatagaagaCTGTGACATGAGTGCTGTCATTGACACAACAGGAAATCACTACTGGTGGAAGAAGTTTGACTTTAATaagtttaatttcatctgtgcaGAGTAA